In a genomic window of Lycium ferocissimum isolate CSIRO_LF1 chromosome 9, AGI_CSIRO_Lferr_CH_V1, whole genome shotgun sequence:
- the LOC132030662 gene encoding cellulose synthase-like protein G3 produces the protein METTAVATATTTGGLNSVEVNPLQLILNRAFALIYLFAILALFYNHTLKLLNSTNSIISFSISILILISDLILAFMWTTIQSFRMCPLTRKECPEKIKKFSNDNFPALDIFICTADPYKEPPLNVVNTALSVMAYDYCPIEKISVYVSDDGGSELTLFAFIEAAKFAVHWLPFCRENKIIERCPDAYFSSNYIENSETQKIKLMYESMKTRIENVIERGKVDDDYINNEEDRQAFSKYWTAGFTRHNHPSVIQVLLESGKDKDTTGHGMPNLIYLSREKSKSSPHYFKAGALNALLRVSGVMTNAPIILTLDCDMYSNDPSTPQRALCYFLDQTLWPTLAYVQFPQRFHGLNEADIYGSEIKGLFHSNPVGMDGLRGPNYVGTGCFFRRRAFFGSPSSFEQPEVPELFPDHVVNKPIQAQELLHRAHYVASCNYEDESNWGSKMGFRYGSLVEDYYTGYRLQCEGWKSVFCNPKRPAFLGDVPISLYDVVSQNKRWSVGLLEVAFSKYSPLTFGVQSMGFVMAHCYAHYAFWPIWSIPITLYAFIPQLTLLNGVSIFPKVSNPWFFLYVFLFLGAYGQDCLVFMSFQGTFKRWWNDQRIWMIRGLSSYLFGTIEYLTKHLGISTQGFNLTSKVVDSDQGKKYHQGIFEFGVVSPMFVTLATTSIINLVAFLKALLEIFKGDQSLDGLFIQMFIAGFVVINCLPIYEAMVLRGDKGRMPTRVTILSTFLAGSLYIAFAFLLRNV, from the exons ATGGAAACCACAGCCGTCGCCACTGCCACCACCACCGGCGGTCTTAACTCTGTCGAGGTGAATCCTCTACAACTCATCCTCAACCGTGCATTTGCACTTATTTACCTTTTTGCCATCCTAGCTCTTTTCTATAACCACACACTCAAACTCCTAAACTCCACTAATTCCATTATCTCTTTCTCcatatcaattttaattttaatttcagaCTTAATCCTAGCCTTCATGTGGACAACGATTCAGTCTTTTCGTATGTGTCCACTAACACGTAAAGAATGTcccgaaaaaataaaaaaatttagtaaCGATAATTTTCCGGCACTTGACATATTTATTTGCACGGCGGATCCTTATAAGGAGCCACCATTAAACGTCGTTAACACGGCGTTATCGGTCATGGCGTACGATTATTGCCCGATCGAGAAAATTTCGGTTTATGTATCGGATGATGGTGGTTCAGAGCTTACACTGTTTGCTTTTATAGAAGCTGCAAAATTTGCTGTCCATTGGTTGCCATTTTGTAGGGAGAATAAGATAATTGAAAGGTGTCCAGATGCTTATTTCAGTTCTAATTACATAGAAAATTCTGAGACACAGaaaattaag TTGATGTACGAAAGCATGAAGACAAGGATAGAAAATGTGATTGAGAGGGGAAAAGTGGATGATGATTATATTAACAACGAGGAAGACCGTCAAGCTTTTAGCAAATATTGGACTGCTGGATTTACTCGTCATAATCATCCCTCCGTTATTCAG GTCTTATTAGAAAGTGGCAAAGACAAAGACACAACGGGTCATGGGATGccaaatcttatttatctttcaAGAGAGAAAAGCAAGAGCTCCCCTCATTATTTTAAAGCAGGTGCCCTCAATGCTTTG CTTCGAGTATCGGGAGTTATGACAAATGCACCGATAATCTTGACACTGGATTGTGACATGTACTCTAATGATCCATCAACACCTCAACGGGCTTTATGTTACTTCTTGGACCAAACATTATGGCCCACTTTAGCCTACGTTCAGTTTCCTCAACGTTTTCATGGGCTCAACGAGGCAGATATTTATGGTAGTGAGATAAAAGGCCTGTTTCATTCAAATCCAGTGGGTATGGATGGGCTTCGTGGGCCCAATTATGTTGGAACTGGATGCTTTTTCCGTCGTCGGGCTTTTTTTGGGAGCCCATCTTCGTTCGAGCAGCCCGAAGTTCCAGAATTGTTTCCGGATCATGTTGTGAATAAGCCCATCCAGGCCCAAGAACTTTTACACCGAGCCCATTATGTAGCAAGTTGCAACTATGAGGATGAAAGTAATTGGGGTTCCAAG ATGGGCTTTAGGTATGGATCACTTGTGGAAGATTACTACACTGGTTATAGACTTCAATGTGAAGGTTGGAAATCTGTGTTTTGCAATCCTAAAAGGCCTGCATTTTTAGGAGATGTACCTATTTCTCTCTATGATGTGGTCAGCCAAAATAAGAGGTGGTCTGTGGGCCTCCTTGAAGttgctttttcaaaatatagcCCATTAACTTTTGGTGTTCAGTCCATGGGCTTCGTTATGGCCCATTGTTATGCTCACTATGCATTTTGGCCCATTTGGTCAATACCAATTACTCTATATGCCTTCATCCCTCAACTAACTCTCCTCAACGGGGTTTCCATCTTTCCAAAG GTTTCAAACCCTTGGTTTTTCTTGTACGTTTTTTTGTTCCTCGGAGCATATGGACAAGATTGCTTGGTTTTTATGTCTTTTCAAGGGACATTTAAAAGGTGGTGGAATGACCAAAGAATTTGGATGATAAGGGGATTATCATCCTATCTATTTGGAACTATTGAGTATCTAACTAAACACTTAGGCATATCTACACAAGGGTTCAACCTAACAAGCAAAGTAGTTGATAGTGACCAAGGTAAAAAGTACCATCAAGGGATTTTCGAGTTTGGAGTTGTTTCGCCTATGTTCGTTACACTtgcaacaacatcaattatcaATTTAGTGGCATTCCTCAAAGCACTATTAGAAATTTTCAAGGGTGATCAAAGTTTGGATGGTCTCTTTATCCAAATGTTTATTGCTGGTTTTGTAGTGATAAATTGTTTGCCAATTTATGAAGCAATGGTTTTGAGAGGTGATAAAGGAAGAATGCCTACAAGGGTCACTATTCTCTCCACATTTCTTGCTGGTAGTCTCTATATTGCATTTGCTTTTCTTCTAAGAAATGTGTAA